The Thermococcus peptonophilus genomic sequence TCCCGCAACGATGATTAGTGTCATTATGTAGGGCAGCATCAGGATGAACTGTCCTGGGATTATGTGCTTTGGAGCAAGCCACGTTGCCAGTGCGTCGAAGAAACCGAAGAGCCAGCCGCCGATGAGTGAAACCAGCGGATTCCAGTTGCTGAATACCATGTTTGCGAGCGCTATGAAGCCCCTTCCTCCTGACATCGTCTTGTGGACGAGACCGAGCCAGTCAACGCTCATGTACGCTCCAGCAAGCCCCGCCAGGGCGTGGCCGTAGACCGTTGACCAGAAGCGGTACTTCTCGACGTTTATACCGAGGGCATCCGCCGCCTCCGGGTTCTCACCGACTGCCCTGACCCTCAGGCCGAGCGGGGTCTTGAAGAGCACCCACCATGTAACCACAGCTATGATTATCGTTATTGGAACCATAGGGCTTATCTCGCCGTACTGTGTTCTCCAGTGGTAGAGCTTGAAGGGGAGCTGGTGCTGGCCGGCCGTTCCCCAGTAGGCAAGGATTCCGAATGGGACAACACCGGCGGCGAGAAGGTTTATGCCTATGCCCGGAATCACGTGGTCGCCCTTTAGGTAGACAGTGAGGAAGCCGTGAAGCATTCCCAGGAGCAGGCCCACTATGAGTCCACCAAGAAGGCCTATCGTCGCATGACCGCTCATCTCTGCAAATATGCCGCCGAAGAATGCGCTCATGAGCAGGACTCCCTCATAGCCTATGCTGACCACTCCTGCCCGCTCGCTCCAGGCCGCGCCGACGCTTGTGAGAACTATGGGAACCATCGCCATAAGGGACAGGATGAGAGGACCAAATATGTCCGCCACGTTCATTGTGATCCCCTCCCGAAGGCCTTCTTAATCAGGTCGAGGAGCCCGGGAACTGCAACGGTAATGACTATAATTCCCTGAATGACCCTGACGATTTCAAGGGGGACTTGAGCAGTTGCCTGCATCGTCGACGTACCCGCCCTGAGCATCCCGAAGAATATCGCTGAGAGTATTATCCCGAGCGGGTGGTTCCTGCCGACCAGGGAAACGCCTATTCCATCAAAGCCCAAGCCGTAGATGTTCGCGCCGCCCTGACTTATCGCGTAGCCAGGATAGCCGCCCATTATCTTTATCGCCCCTCCAAGGCCGCTCATAATGCCGCCTATTATGAACGACCACATTACAGCCATCTTCGGGTTTATGCCTCCGTACTCGGCAGCTCTCGGATTCTGCCCGCTTACGCGCATGCCGAAGCCGAGTCCAGTGTGCCAGAGCAGGAAGTACGTGAAGATGGCCGCGATAACGGCTATAATAAAGCCCCAGGATAGAGTTGTGTCGCCTATAAGCGGCAGTCTGGCCGCCTCCGGAATTCTTATCGTCTTGTTTGGATCCTGAGGATTGGCATAGGGGCCGACTATGAGGTAAAGCACGAAGTACCAGCCTATCCAGTTCAGCATGATGGTCGATATAACCTCGTGAACACCGCGGTAGACCTTGAGAACGGCAGCGGGAAGCGCCCAAAGAGCTCCCAGAACCATTCCCATGATGAGACCAAACCACATGTTGTCCCAGAGGTTGGTGAAGATCACCGCCGCTATTGCCCCGAAGTAGAAGGAGCTTTCAGCACCGATGTTGAAGATTCCCGTCCTCGTACCAATGGCAAAAGTCAGGGCTGTGAGCATTATGGGCGTTGAGTAGTCCAGGGTCGCTGCTATACCGTCTATGGAGCCAAGTGCCCCAGTGAAAAGGCCCTCGTAGGCTTTGATGGCATCGTACCCGAAGGCGTACATCACTATCGCACCGATGATGAAGCCCACGAAGATCGCTATCAGGCTCTCGATGAAGGCCTTAACGTTGAGCTTTCTGAGGATTTCACTTCCTGAGCTCTTCATACCTGATGCCCCCCATCATCATGCCTATCTCCTCTATCGTGACTTCCTCGGGCTTTACAAC encodes the following:
- a CDS encoding ABC transporter permease, with product MNVADIFGPLILSLMAMVPIVLTSVGAAWSERAGVVSIGYEGVLLMSAFFGGIFAEMSGHATIGLLGGLIVGLLLGMLHGFLTVYLKGDHVIPGIGINLLAAGVVPFGILAYWGTAGQHQLPFKLYHWRTQYGEISPMVPITIIIAVVTWWVLFKTPLGLRVRAVGENPEAADALGINVEKYRFWSTVYGHALAGLAGAYMSVDWLGLVHKTMSGGRGFIALANMVFSNWNPLVSLIGGWLFGFFDALATWLAPKHIIPGQFILMLPYIMTLIIVAGIIGKAKPPKADGKPYKRE
- a CDS encoding ABC transporter permease; translated protein: MKSSGSEILRKLNVKAFIESLIAIFVGFIIGAIVMYAFGYDAIKAYEGLFTGALGSIDGIAATLDYSTPIMLTALTFAIGTRTGIFNIGAESSFYFGAIAAVIFTNLWDNMWFGLIMGMVLGALWALPAAVLKVYRGVHEVISTIMLNWIGWYFVLYLIVGPYANPQDPNKTIRIPEAARLPLIGDTTLSWGFIIAVIAAIFTYFLLWHTGLGFGMRVSGQNPRAAEYGGINPKMAVMWSFIIGGIMSGLGGAIKIMGGYPGYAISQGGANIYGLGFDGIGVSLVGRNHPLGIILSAIFFGMLRAGTSTMQATAQVPLEIVRVIQGIIVITVAVPGLLDLIKKAFGRGSQ